From the genome of Chanos chanos chromosome 5, fChaCha1.1, whole genome shotgun sequence, one region includes:
- the arhgef15b gene encoding rho guanine nucleotide exchange factor 15 — MSATEGTPCPSKPEPKPRPPVPSKRSNGTPELPSTEIDSTTSTAGKVKSIVDKFTLNPPSAGPLANGNSGEERPKKVPIVKPKPRTFHTTGEQAPPLPVKRSQSLRKREEEPTKTVAQGTNAASDVADGSRSAPDGKEVESLMTGRLKAEVEHNVDLSRVSCCVRNCSCICHLQRPGMKLVWVPINQEEENGKEKEGLNGEAEEEEYVEEKGREEQKTEKQQLDEEEDLYKSESSEEEEENEEDNEEKASLSNRPKLPYTLELKREQQRRRSDPGPHAVLNNISSNASQSPTSLSKAHSMEVPEEESIYEDRLEVLSVPTKTQPDKALTIPTITVLKPPRRSKPPSTPSNAASTSPASTDANTEEPPPAIPPRVPIVKGSNLRPGTVPRGGIPLPQPTAEELRALRPSPPLPTQNEPSPPQSPLIPHRPAPDPPCKSSQNGQSLSKHASQSPSAKAVEQDEGEGENTGKSEKKEEPRATLTRTKSIDLDADMEDEPLYQIYCRAVINNEIRRTVCRNISKTSYDYQLSSTDPEISKQLTHNKLWRDLPEVKDSGLLDTLSPEQCKYQESMFEVITSELSYMRSLRVLTDHFLESRDLNETLRVLDKKTLFSCILRIREVSERFLKDLVARLEDDVVMTDICDIIHYHGKHHFPAYIDYVRNQIYQEKCYTKLMQTNTQFAAVISRLQESPMCQRLPFMSFLLLPFQRITRIKMLIENILKRTQEGTKEEKSATKALESVSEIMQECNAQVGKMKQMEELIEINRTLEFDKLRAIPIITQKRFLEKRGELQEVAKGGTIFNLRPKLTPVFLFLFNDLLVIANKKSAERYMVLDYAHRSLVQVQSLPDESSTGSNENCFCLTLLENHQGRSVERVLKAPTQSDMHRWMAAFPGPKDPDKEMDEVIYEDWDCPQVQCVERYVAQQADELNLEPTEIVNVIRKTNEGWYEGIRLSDGQKGWFPVGNVLEITNEHVRRRNLRERYRVIQAASSLTKS; from the exons ATGTCAGCTACAGAGGGTACACCATGTCCCTCCAAACCTGAACCTAAACCAAGGCCTCCTGTCCCCTCAAAACGTTCCAATGGTACCCCTGAACTGCCATCCACGGAGATTGACTCAACGACAAGCACTGCTGGAAAGGTGAAGAGCATTGTCGACAAGTTTACCTTGAATCCACCTTCTGCAGGACCTCTTGCTAATGGCAACAGTGGTGAGGAGAGACCTAAAAAGGTTCCTATAGTCAAACCCAAACCAAGAACCTTCCACACCACAGGTGAGCAGGCTCCTCCACTGCCGGTGAAGAGAAGTCAgagcctgaggaagagagaagaagagccGACAAAAACAGTAGCACAGGGAACCAATGCTGCCTCTGATGTTGCGGATGGAAGCCGCTCAG CCCCAGATGGGAAGGAGGTGGAGTCACTCATGACAGGCAGGCTGAAGGCAGAGGTGGAGCATAACGTGGACCTGTCTCGTGTGTCCTGCTGCGTGCGGAACTGCAGTTGTATTTGCCATCTGCAGAGACCTGGCATGAAACTGGTGTGGGTGCCTATAAATCAGGAGGAGGAAAAtggaaaggagaaagaaggCCTAAACGGTGAGGCAGAAGAAGAGGAATACGTGGAAGAGAAAGGCCGGGaagaacagaagacagagaaacagcaactggatgaggaggaggactTATACAAGAGCGAGTCatctgaagaagaagaagaaaatgaagaagacaATGAGGAGAAAGCTTCACTTTCTAACAGGCCTAAGTTACCATATACActggagctgaagagagagcaacagaggagGAGATCAGACCCTGGGCCACACGCTGTATTGAACAACATCTCCTCTAATGCGTCCCAAAGTCCCACCAGCCTATCTAAAGCCCACTCTATGGAGGTACCTGAGGAAGAGTCTATTTATGAAGACAGGTTAGAAGTATTGAGTGTCCCCACGAAGACTCAACCTGACAAAGCCCTGACCATCCCCACCATCACAGTCCTTAAACCACCTCGTCGGTCCAAACCACCATCTACTCCTTCTAATGCAGCGTCCACCTCCCCAGCAAGTACGGatgcaaacacagaggagcCACCTCCTGCCATTCCACCACGGGTCCCTATAGTCAAGGGCAGTAATCTGCGTCCCGGCACAGTGCCGCGCGGTGGCATTCCCTTGCCACAGCCGACGGCAGAGGAACTGCGAGCCTTGCGTCCTTCCCCTCCTCTGCCGACCCAAAACGAACCCAGCCCTCCCCAAAGCCCCCTTATCCCCCACAGACCTGCCCCCGATCCACCCTGCAAGTCCTCTCAAAATGGCCAGTCCCTCAGCAAACACGCATCTCAGTCCCCGTCTGCCAAAG CTGTGGAACAAGatgagggtgagggagagaatactgggaaatcagaaaaaaaggaaga ACCACGTGCTACCCTGACACGGACAAAATCAATAGACTTAGACGCTGATATGGAAGACG AGCCTCTCTACCAGATCTACTGTAGAGCAGTCATCAACAATGAGATCCGGCGAACAGTGTGCCGTAACATCAGTAAAACCAGCTATGACTACCAGCTCTCCAGTACGGACCCAGAAATCTCCAAACAGCTCACTCACAACAAGCTTTGGCGAGACCTACCTGAGGTCAAAGACAGCGGCCTCCTGGACACCCTCAGCCCAGAGCAATGCAAGTACcaagag agcatGTTTGAGGTAATCACATCAGAACTATCATACATGCGCTCTCTGCGCGTGCTGACGGATCACTTTTTAGAGTCCAGGGATCTGAATGAGACGCTCCGTGTCTTGGATAAGAAGACGCTCTTCTCTTGCATCCTGCGTATACGGGAGGTCAGCGAGag GTTTTTGAAGGATCTGGTGGCTCGACTGGAAGATGACGTGGTTATGACAGACATCTGTGACATCATCCATTACCACGGCAAGCATCACTTCCCCGCCTATATTGACTACGTACGCAACCAGATTTACCAGGAGAAGTGCTATACCAAACTCat GCAGACGAATACGCAGTTCGCTGCTGTGATATCCCGTCTGCAGGAGTCCCCCATGTGTCAGCGTCTACCTTTCATGTCTTTCCTGCTGTTGCCCTTCCAGCGAATCACGCGTATCAAGATGCTTATCGAG aacaTCCTGAAGAGAACCCAAGAgggaacaaaagaggaaaagagtgcCACCAAAGCCTTGGAATCTGTATCCGAG ATCATGCAGGAATGCAACGCTCAGGTTGGGAAGATGAAACAGATGGAAGAACTCATTGAGATCAACAGGACGCTGGAGTTTGATAAACTGAGG GCTATACCCATAATTACTCAGAAACGCTTTCTGGAGAAACGTGGGGAGCTGCAGGAGGTAGCCAAGGGAGGAACGATCTTCAACCTGCGCCCCAAACTCACACCggtcttcctctttcttttcaatgaCCTGCTTGTTATTGCAAACAAAAAGAG TGCAGAACGCTATATGGTGTTGGATTATGCGCACCGGTCACTGGTGCAGGTGCAGTCCTTGCCTGATGAATCGTCCACTGGGAGCAATGAGAACTGCTTCTGTCTAACACTACTGGAGAACCACCAGGGCCGCTCGGTGGAGAGAGTCCTCAAGGCCCCTACACA GTCAGATATGCACAGGTGGATGGCCGCATTCCCAGGTCCCAAAGACCCAGACAAGGAGATGGACGAGGTCATATATGAGGACTggg ACTGTCCTCAGGTGCAGTGTGTGGAAAGGTATGTGGCCCAGCAGGCTGATGAACTGAACCTGGAACCAACAGAGATCGTAAATGTCATCCGCAAAACCAATGAAG gATGGTATGAAGGGATCCGGTTGTCAGATGGACAAAAGGGCTGGTTTCCTGTcgggaatgttctggaaataaCCAACGAGCATGTCCGACGGCGGAACTTGCGAGAGCGGTACCGAGTGATCCAAGCAGCCAGCTCCCTAACCAAATCTTAA